One Spiribacter halobius DNA segment encodes these proteins:
- a CDS encoding RrF2 family transcriptional regulator, whose translation MKLTRYSDYSLRVLMYLGVRGEGLATISEIAEAYGISRNHVMKVVFDLGRIGYIETVRGKRGGIRLRRAPEEINVGELVRRTETSLELVECFGSDNTCCLAPVCVLRGALDEALRAFLEVLDRYTLADLIAPRRQLADQLKTISFA comes from the coding sequence ATGAAGCTCACGCGCTACAGCGACTACTCCCTGCGCGTGCTGATGTACCTGGGGGTGCGCGGCGAGGGGCTCGCGACCATCAGCGAGATCGCCGAGGCCTACGGCATTTCGCGCAACCATGTCATGAAGGTGGTCTTCGATCTCGGGCGCATCGGCTACATCGAAACGGTGCGCGGCAAGCGCGGCGGCATCCGGCTGCGGCGGGCACCGGAGGAGATCAATGTCGGCGAGCTGGTGCGGCGCACGGAGACGAGCCTCGAGCTGGTGGAGTGCTTCGGCAGCGACAACACCTGCTGCCTGGCCCCGGTGTGCGTGCTGCGCGGCGCCCTCGACGAGGCCCTGCGCGCCTTTCTCGAGGTGCTTGACCGCTACACCCTGGCCGATCTCATCGCACCCCGGCGGCAGCTTGCCGACCAGCTGAAGACGATCAGCTTCGCCTGA
- a CDS encoding NnrS family protein, with protein sequence MGKLTGGSRRHPAYPVFFPVAAAYGAIALPVSVLALHGMAPLPPLATPWGHAQELLFGFGLLVAAGFLLSRERPAVLALLLGFWLLARTATLVAPAGPVAALAGSGFALLVAAVAAPRFLSAAKKLRNQTFAPILIAISLAATAFHAAGASLGIPARYAAVHAGVLLFAVLMLFMAGRIIAPAAAGAARQAGHHLEARVQPRLEAALLLLMAIALVAMLIPGARVAGGTALVLAGAVAAVRLARWRLWWSRHRPDLLCLGAGYAWLAVGLLLWGASALLGVPGRGEAVHAITVGAMGTLTVSVMARIWLVKAGADPAAAPEPVIGTLLLAGAAALRLLQPGSEPALLAAAALWALAYLVLLGLFLRVPHGRRRAARASGEARRRAPGRP encoded by the coding sequence ATGGGCAAGCTGACAGGCGGCTCGCGGCGGCACCCGGCCTACCCGGTGTTCTTTCCGGTCGCCGCGGCCTATGGGGCCATTGCGCTGCCGGTCTCCGTACTGGCCCTGCACGGCATGGCGCCCCTGCCCCCTCTGGCGACGCCGTGGGGGCACGCCCAGGAGCTGCTCTTCGGCTTCGGCCTCCTGGTGGCGGCCGGATTCCTGCTGAGCCGCGAGCGGCCGGCTGTGCTCGCGCTGCTGCTCGGCTTCTGGCTGCTGGCGCGCACCGCCACCCTGGTGGCTCCCGCGGGGCCCGTTGCCGCTCTCGCCGGCAGCGGCTTCGCGCTGCTCGTCGCCGCGGTGGCCGCGCCACGGTTCCTGAGCGCGGCGAAGAAGCTCCGCAACCAGACCTTCGCCCCCATCCTGATCGCCATCAGCCTGGCCGCAACGGCCTTCCACGCCGCCGGAGCCAGCCTTGGCATACCGGCGCGCTATGCGGCCGTGCATGCCGGCGTGCTGCTATTCGCGGTGCTCATGCTTTTCATGGCGGGACGCATCATCGCGCCGGCCGCGGCCGGTGCCGCCCGGCAGGCCGGGCATCACCTGGAGGCGCGCGTGCAGCCGCGTCTGGAGGCTGCCCTGCTGCTGCTCATGGCCATCGCCCTGGTGGCCATGCTGATACCTGGCGCGAGGGTCGCGGGCGGCACCGCGCTGGTGCTCGCGGGCGCGGTCGCGGCTGTGCGCCTCGCCCGCTGGCGTCTGTGGTGGAGTCGCCACCGCCCGGACCTGCTCTGCCTCGGCGCCGGCTACGCGTGGCTCGCTGTCGGCCTGCTGCTCTGGGGCGCGAGCGCCCTGCTCGGGGTACCTGGCCGCGGCGAGGCCGTGCACGCGATCACCGTCGGCGCCATGGGCACGCTCACCGTATCGGTGATGGCGCGCATCTGGCTCGTCAAGGCCGGCGCCGATCCCGCGGCGGCACCCGAACCGGTCATCGGCACGCTGCTGCTCGCGGGCGCAGCGGCGCTGCGGCTGCTGCAGCCCGGCAGCGAGCCGGCGCTACTCGCGGCCGCGGCCCTCTGGGCGCTGGCCTACCTGGTGCTGCTCGGACTTTTCCTGCGCGTTCCCCACGGTCGGAGGCGCGCGGCCCGCGCCAGCGGGGAGGCCCGAAGACGGGCGCCGGGACGTCCCTGA
- a CDS encoding GNAT family N-acetyltransferase: MTPVRLEAHTGASLEAHLDTLAALRIRVFRDFPYLYAGDADYERRYLRTYAEAQGAVVVLALAGDRAVGAATGMPLAEETENLRAPFRSAGFDPAQVFYFGESVLEPAWRGQGIGVSFFDAREAHARGLGGFQWTAFCAVERPADHPRRPPGYTPLDGFWRRRGYRRRDDLRARMAWRDLDHSEETDKPMVFWLKALQP, from the coding sequence ATGACCCCGGTACGGCTCGAAGCGCACACCGGTGCCTCCCTCGAGGCGCACCTGGACACCCTCGCTGCCCTGCGGATCCGGGTGTTCCGGGATTTCCCCTACCTGTATGCGGGTGACGCCGACTACGAGCGGCGCTATCTGCGTACCTATGCCGAGGCCCAGGGCGCGGTGGTGGTGCTGGCGCTTGCCGGCGATCGGGCGGTGGGGGCGGCCACCGGCATGCCGCTGGCGGAGGAGACGGAGAACCTGCGCGCGCCGTTCCGGTCCGCCGGCTTCGATCCCGCTCAGGTATTCTACTTTGGCGAGTCGGTGCTGGAGCCGGCGTGGCGCGGGCAGGGCATCGGCGTGTCGTTCTTCGACGCCCGCGAGGCCCATGCCCGCGGTCTCGGTGGCTTCCAGTGGACCGCGTTCTGTGCGGTGGAGCGCCCGGCGGATCATCCCCGACGGCCGCCGGGCTACACGCCGCTGGATGGCTTCTGGCGGCGCCGCGGCTACCGCCGGCGCGACGATCTGCGTGCGCGCATGGCCTGGCGGGATCTCGACCACAGCGAGGAGACGGACAAGCCCATGGTGTTCTGGCTGAAGGCCCTGCAGCCGTGA
- a CDS encoding hemerythrin domain-containing protein, whose protein sequence is MPHNTLDGLREEHRELHGLLTILERQLLSTHDGGSPDFEVMAELLDYLGDEPERHHHPLEARLLERLGERAPHLANAAAALNRERGRVVTAGRKLQRMVSEVLDGLMVPRQRLTRLGLRYVHGYQALIAREETAVFPALEQHLRTRDWLELVTACHWHCGLTEVNPERSEYAVLRRRIVHEAGGLWPVGVDAAQRCPVCDGH, encoded by the coding sequence ATGCCGCACAACACCCTTGACGGGCTGCGCGAGGAGCACCGCGAGCTGCACGGGCTCCTCACCATCCTCGAGCGCCAGCTCCTCAGCACCCACGACGGCGGCTCGCCGGACTTCGAGGTCATGGCGGAGCTGCTGGACTACCTCGGTGACGAGCCCGAGCGCCATCACCACCCGCTGGAGGCCCGGCTGCTCGAGCGACTCGGCGAGCGGGCGCCGCATCTCGCCAACGCCGCCGCGGCACTCAACCGGGAACGCGGGCGCGTCGTCACCGCCGGGCGCAAGCTGCAACGCATGGTGAGCGAGGTGCTCGACGGACTGATGGTCCCGCGACAGCGCCTGACCCGGCTCGGGCTGCGCTACGTCCACGGCTATCAGGCGCTCATTGCCCGCGAGGAGACGGCGGTGTTCCCCGCACTCGAGCAGCATCTCCGTACGCGCGACTGGCTCGAGCTGGTGACCGCCTGCCACTGGCACTGCGGCCTCACCGAGGTGAACCCGGAGCGGTCCGAGTACGCTGTGCTACGACGGCGGATCGTGCACGAGGCCGGCGGCCTCTGGCCAGTCGGGGTCGACGCCGCGCAACGCTGCCCCGTCTGCGACGGCCACTGA
- a CDS encoding transglutaminase family protein, which yields MWLTTHCRIDFQVGLPTPFIFMLRPGSDDRQWVAEDALSVEPAVPVTEYRDTFGNRCQRLVADPGPFSIDARARVRTAASAATAPGAPFVPVPDLPASLLGYLIASRYCEADRLGDRARHLVANEWPGYDQVRRINDWIRAEIAYRPGTSNVPVSALETLARGQGVCRDLAHLGVALCRALTIPARLVVGYLHGLEPMDMHAWFEAWVGGRWYAFDPTQAEPRGGRVAIAYGHDAGDVALFTQFGPSLAPTAMTVSVERCD from the coding sequence CTGTGGCTCACGACCCACTGCCGGATCGATTTCCAGGTCGGCCTGCCGACGCCGTTCATCTTCATGCTGAGGCCCGGCAGCGATGATCGCCAGTGGGTGGCCGAGGACGCGCTGAGTGTGGAGCCGGCGGTCCCCGTCACCGAATACCGGGACACCTTCGGCAACCGCTGTCAGCGTCTTGTCGCCGACCCGGGGCCCTTCAGCATCGATGCCCGGGCCCGCGTGCGGACCGCCGCGAGCGCGGCGACGGCCCCGGGCGCACCGTTCGTGCCGGTTCCGGATCTGCCGGCCTCGCTGCTGGGTTACCTCATCGCCAGCCGCTACTGCGAGGCCGACCGCCTCGGCGACCGCGCCCGGCATCTGGTGGCGAACGAGTGGCCCGGCTACGACCAGGTGCGCCGCATCAACGACTGGATCCGCGCCGAGATCGCCTACCGGCCGGGGACCAGTAACGTCCCGGTGTCGGCGCTGGAGACGCTGGCGCGGGGGCAGGGGGTATGCCGGGATCTGGCCCATCTCGGGGTCGCCCTCTGCCGGGCGCTGACAATCCCGGCGCGGCTCGTGGTGGGCTATCTGCACGGGCTCGAGCCGATGGACATGCATGCCTGGTTCGAGGCCTGGGTAGGGGGGCGCTGGTACGCCTTCGATCCGACGCAGGCCGAACCCCGGGGCGGGCGGGTCGCCATCGCCTACGGTCACGACGCCGGAGACGTCGCGCTGTTCACGCAGTTCGGGCCTTCTCTGGCGCCCACGGCCATGACCGTAAGCGTGGAGCGCTGCGACTGA
- a CDS encoding cytochrome P450, with the protein MTPQCPQDWDPRSDDVIRDPLAAYDGLRARCPMAWSGLLGWTLTDNAGIRAVLQDPETFSNSVSRHLSVPNGMDPPQHTPFRRLVERYFEPAEVAGLEPELDGIARELAEAARGAGDVDLVSDFCEPFAVRAQCAFLGWPRSVEARLAEWARRNEAATREQDRQALAEIAAELDALVVALLDERRALGDDAPPDRTTRLLHEQVDGRRLTDAEIVSILRNWTMGEVGTLAASLGIIGAFLAGHPAEQERLRADPAAVPDAIEEILRLHGPLLANRRRVTRDTTIAGQPVAAGDRVTLLWVPANRDPAAFSDPLAYRPERDQSRNLLWGEGLHVCPGAPLARLELQIAVRALLDVAGLAPQPQATPQPAAYPASGFAFVPLRLE; encoded by the coding sequence GTGACCCCACAATGCCCGCAGGACTGGGACCCACGCAGCGATGACGTGATCCGCGATCCACTCGCCGCCTACGACGGACTGCGCGCGCGCTGCCCCATGGCATGGAGCGGGCTGCTCGGTTGGACCCTGACGGACAACGCCGGCATCCGCGCGGTGCTGCAAGACCCGGAGACCTTCAGCAACTCGGTCTCGCGGCACCTGTCGGTGCCGAACGGCATGGATCCACCCCAGCACACGCCCTTCCGGCGCCTCGTCGAGCGCTACTTCGAGCCCGCCGAGGTGGCCGGACTGGAGCCCGAGCTCGACGGCATCGCCCGCGAGCTGGCCGAGGCTGCACGCGGCGCGGGGGATGTGGACCTCGTCAGTGACTTCTGCGAACCCTTCGCAGTCCGCGCCCAGTGCGCCTTCCTCGGCTGGCCGCGCTCGGTGGAGGCGCGGCTTGCGGAATGGGCGCGGCGCAACGAGGCGGCTACCCGGGAGCAGGACCGCCAGGCCCTGGCCGAGATCGCCGCCGAGCTGGATGCCCTGGTGGTGGCACTGCTCGACGAGCGCCGCGCCCTTGGGGACGACGCACCGCCGGACCGCACGACACGGCTCCTCCATGAGCAGGTGGACGGACGGCGGCTCACGGACGCGGAGATCGTCAGCATCCTGCGCAACTGGACCATGGGGGAGGTCGGCACCCTGGCGGCCTCCCTCGGCATCATCGGCGCCTTCCTTGCCGGACACCCGGCGGAGCAGGAACGCCTGCGCGCAGACCCGGCCGCAGTCCCCGACGCCATCGAGGAGATCCTGCGCCTGCACGGGCCGCTGCTCGCCAATCGCCGCCGCGTCACCCGGGACACGACCATCGCCGGCCAGCCGGTCGCCGCCGGGGATCGCGTGACGCTGCTCTGGGTGCCCGCCAACCGGGATCCGGCGGCCTTCAGCGACCCCCTAGCCTACCGCCCGGAGCGGGATCAGTCCCGCAACCTGCTCTGGGGCGAGGGCCTGCACGTCTGTCCCGGCGCGCCGCTGGCGCGGCTCGAGCTCCAGATCGCGGTGCGGGCGCTGCTGGACGTCGCCGGGCTGGCGCCGCAACCGCAGGCGACGCCCCAGCCTGCTGCCTATCCGGCCAGCGGCTTCGCGTTCGTCCCCCTGCGGCTGGAATGA
- a CDS encoding DUF488 domain-containing protein, with translation MSADILLKRVRDPVEEGDGTRVLVDRVWPRGVRKADAAVDRWLKEVAPSTELRKWFGHDPERWAEFRRRYRRELADVPEALRELMALCRRGPVTLLFGARDREHNQAVVLREVLREELAAEDEPREPASPVCYADQFPQR, from the coding sequence ATGTCCGCAGATATCTTGCTCAAGCGCGTGCGTGACCCGGTGGAGGAGGGTGACGGTACGCGTGTGCTTGTGGACCGGGTCTGGCCGCGCGGCGTGCGCAAGGCCGATGCCGCGGTGGACCGCTGGCTGAAGGAGGTCGCGCCCTCCACCGAGCTGCGCAAGTGGTTCGGCCACGACCCGGAGCGCTGGGCGGAGTTCCGCCGGCGCTACCGACGGGAGCTCGCCGACGTGCCGGAGGCGCTGCGCGAGCTCATGGCCTTGTGTCGCCGCGGGCCGGTGACGCTGCTGTTCGGCGCCCGCGACCGCGAGCACAACCAGGCGGTGGTGCTGCGCGAGGTGCTGCGCGAGGAGCTCGCGGCCGAGGACGAGCCCCGGGAGCCGGCGTCGCCGGTCTGCTACGCGGACCAGTTTCCGCAGCGATGA
- a CDS encoding carbon-nitrogen hydrolase family protein, translating into MSGRWRIAAAQYDIRRPADWDGYVRRIGDWVTEAADADASLLVFPEYGGLELAGLDEREALTAADGFAVVHEHLAAFKALFHDLARGHGLHILAPSVPVRARGGRYRNRAMLFGPHGRLGWQDKLRLTRFETSLDLLEPGEGLTRFATALGGLGIITCYDSEFPDVARALVRAGADTLLAPSCTESVTGFNRVRIGCRARALENQCYTVQASLVGQAPWMPVIDVNHGAAGVFGPPEPGLPGDGLLASGREDEPGWVYADLDTTVLAEIRRHGEVGLHEEWTCAEPGLPDVRQRGGRATPGGGG; encoded by the coding sequence GTGAGCGGGCGCTGGCGCATCGCGGCGGCCCAGTACGACATCCGCCGCCCCGCGGATTGGGATGGCTACGTCCGGCGCATCGGTGACTGGGTGACCGAGGCGGCCGACGCCGATGCGAGCCTGCTGGTCTTCCCCGAGTACGGGGGGCTGGAGCTGGCCGGCCTGGATGAGCGGGAGGCGCTGACAGCGGCGGACGGCTTCGCCGTGGTGCACGAGCACCTGGCGGCGTTCAAGGCGCTGTTCCACGACCTCGCCCGCGGACATGGACTGCATATCCTCGCCCCCAGCGTGCCGGTGCGGGCCCGCGGCGGGCGCTACCGCAACCGCGCCATGCTCTTCGGCCCCCACGGCCGGCTCGGCTGGCAGGACAAGCTGCGCCTCACCCGCTTCGAGACAAGCCTTGACCTCCTCGAGCCGGGCGAAGGGCTGACCCGCTTCGCCACCGCGCTCGGCGGCCTCGGCATCATCACCTGCTATGACAGCGAGTTTCCGGACGTCGCCCGTGCCCTGGTGCGCGCGGGGGCGGACACGCTGCTCGCGCCAAGCTGCACGGAGAGCGTCACGGGCTTCAACCGCGTGCGCATCGGCTGCCGCGCCCGGGCGCTGGAAAACCAGTGCTATACGGTGCAGGCCTCGCTGGTGGGCCAGGCGCCGTGGATGCCCGTGATCGACGTCAACCACGGCGCCGCCGGGGTGTTCGGGCCGCCGGAGCCCGGCCTGCCTGGAGACGGCCTGCTGGCGAGCGGACGCGAGGACGAGCCGGGCTGGGTCTATGCGGACCTGGACACCACCGTGCTGGCGGAGATTCGCCGGCATGGCGAGGTCGGTCTGCACGAGGAGTGGACCTGCGCCGAACCCGGCCTGCCTGACGTGCGCCAGCGCGGCGGCCGCGCCACGCCAGGAGGTGGCGGGTGA
- a CDS encoding DUF6746 family protein, translating to MRHLLSALALAGLLAASGAAVADEVDHYEAQPSRTLEEALTNLAEYNDRLSAIMEKDELTPDDLDAIHQLTYTLENALARFNTEVEGMAVNLEEVHLASERLDRETLREHGPRYLRKARMLAGQDE from the coding sequence ATGCGCCACCTGCTGTCTGCGCTCGCGCTCGCCGGCCTGCTCGCTGCCTCCGGTGCGGCTGTCGCCGACGAGGTCGATCACTACGAGGCCCAGCCCTCGCGCACCCTGGAGGAGGCGCTGACCAACCTGGCCGAGTACAACGACCGGCTGAGCGCCATCATGGAAAAGGATGAGCTCACCCCCGACGATCTCGACGCCATCCACCAGCTCACCTACACGCTGGAGAACGCCCTTGCCCGGTTCAACACCGAGGTGGAGGGCATGGCGGTGAACCTCGAGGAGGTGCACCTCGCCTCCGAGCGCCTGGACCGGGAGACGCTGCGCGAGCACGGCCCCCGGTACCTGCGCAAGGCCCGCATGCTCGCCGGCCAGGACGAGTGA
- a CDS encoding redoxin domain-containing protein, which produces MALRLGVMALRIGDEAPDFTAETTVGELAFHDWLGHHWGMLFSHPGDFTPVCTTELAAVARLAPEFERRRTRVISLSADALASHHQWSREIAASEGIAPNFPMISDPELEIARAYDMLPAADISAPGCGPALDRVAGRSVVIVTPGHRVAAMLSYPLACGRNFHEVLRLLDALQLTDRHPVATPADWVPGEPVLASPVPAPGTRGLNRPGERAVSKPYVRRIRQPL; this is translated from the coding sequence ATGGCACTGAGACTGGGCGTGATGGCGCTGCGTATCGGCGACGAGGCGCCCGACTTCACCGCTGAGACCACCGTGGGCGAGCTGGCCTTTCACGACTGGCTGGGACACCACTGGGGCATGCTGTTCTCGCACCCGGGGGATTTCACGCCCGTCTGCACCACCGAGCTGGCGGCTGTCGCGCGCCTGGCACCGGAGTTCGAACGTCGTCGCACCCGGGTGATTTCGCTCTCGGCGGATGCCCTGGCAAGCCACCACCAGTGGTCGCGCGAGATCGCCGCGAGCGAGGGTATCGCACCCAACTTCCCGATGATCTCCGACCCTGAGCTCGAGATCGCCCGCGCCTACGACATGCTGCCCGCCGCCGACATCAGCGCGCCCGGCTGCGGTCCGGCCCTGGACCGCGTCGCCGGGCGCTCGGTGGTCATCGTCACGCCGGGACACCGGGTGGCCGCCATGCTCTCCTATCCGCTCGCCTGCGGGCGCAACTTCCACGAGGTCCTGCGCCTGCTGGACGCACTCCAGCTCACGGACCGGCATCCGGTGGCGACACCGGCCGACTGGGTGCCGGGCGAGCCCGTGCTCGCCAGTCCGGTACCGGCGCCGGGCACACGGGGGTTGAATCGCCCTGGGGAGCGCGCGGTGAGCAAGCCCTATGTGCGCCGCATCCGCCAGCCGTTGTGA
- a CDS encoding Crp/Fnr family transcriptional regulator, giving the protein MTQPRTAPSIASRGGAANIPCEECGLYKLCFAPRLRLAATGGLKRLSLPAGATLPGMPGPTACAVRSGALEHQWVMPEGEVDVTGYRLPGEALSLAEGPGAASWVALQPSHLCMLPRGEVARLLAGERRTALALMRLLLQDSEGVLAGLQRARHGSALQRMASVLLDLRRRLRTGSHLVLPMSRRSLAAHMDMTLATASRALSTLETRGILRRRGRRVEIRDPDALAHVAERPAES; this is encoded by the coding sequence ATGACCCAGCCGCGCACCGCTCCATCCATCGCCAGCCGGGGCGGCGCCGCGAACATCCCCTGCGAGGAGTGCGGACTCTACAAGCTCTGCTTCGCACCGCGGCTGCGGCTCGCCGCAACCGGCGGGCTGAAGCGGCTGTCGTTGCCTGCCGGCGCGACCCTGCCCGGCATGCCGGGCCCCACCGCCTGCGCCGTGCGCTCCGGCGCCCTGGAGCACCAGTGGGTGATGCCGGAGGGCGAAGTCGACGTCACCGGCTACCGGCTGCCGGGGGAAGCGCTGAGCCTGGCCGAGGGGCCCGGCGCCGCCTCCTGGGTGGCGTTGCAGCCGAGCCATCTCTGCATGCTGCCCCGGGGCGAGGTGGCCCGGCTGCTCGCCGGCGAGCGGCGGACGGCGCTGGCGCTGATGCGCCTGCTGCTCCAGGATTCGGAGGGTGTGCTTGCCGGCCTGCAGCGGGCGCGCCACGGCTCCGCGCTGCAGCGCATGGCGTCCGTGCTGCTGGACCTGCGCCGGCGCCTGCGCACCGGCTCGCATCTCGTGCTCCCAATGTCCCGCCGCAGTCTCGCCGCACACATGGACATGACCCTCGCCACGGCAAGCCGTGCCCTGTCGACGCTGGAGACCCGCGGGATCCTGCGTCGGCGCGGGCGGCGCGTGGAGATCCGCGACCCTGACGCGCTGGCGCACGTGGCCGAGCGGCCCGCCGAATCATGA
- a CDS encoding MFS transporter — translation MTESRTAPSLPVALVLLWCAGLYLRLTVLVAPPLAPRMAADLGLSQAGTGALTTIPVLALALASVAAAFVIARLGPRRAVALALLVIALGSAARSLAPGALTLFTATAVMGLGVATLQPGLPTLLTRWCPERIALGTAVYMNGMLLGEIAGAGLTLPVLMPLLGDDWRLVLVAWSAPAVLLAAGLLLRRDDDHPGPSGGAWMPRWRDPLVWRLGALLGATACLFFGTNAYLGSVLGGRGETDWLATGLIMLNGSQVASSLLMLRVARHWVGRPQPLLWLSVFGGIGLAGFLVLPGWAGLSAAALVGFCSGVLLILLVALPPLYAGNDGTAALSAGMFTVGYSIAFLVPLLGGALADALGRPTAALWPILAYVAATLALTLRLPAPVAIRDY, via the coding sequence ATGACCGAGTCACGCACCGCACCCAGCCTGCCCGTCGCACTCGTTCTGCTCTGGTGTGCGGGGCTCTACCTCCGGCTGACGGTGCTCGTGGCGCCGCCGCTGGCGCCGCGCATGGCCGCGGATCTGGGGCTCAGCCAGGCCGGCACCGGCGCCCTCACGACGATTCCGGTACTGGCCCTGGCGCTGGCCTCCGTGGCCGCGGCCTTCGTGATCGCGCGACTCGGCCCCCGCCGGGCCGTGGCGCTGGCCCTGCTGGTGATCGCGCTGGGCTCGGCCGCGCGCAGCCTCGCACCGGGGGCGCTGACACTGTTCACCGCCACCGCGGTCATGGGGCTCGGTGTCGCCACCCTGCAGCCGGGCCTGCCTACCCTGCTCACCCGCTGGTGCCCGGAGCGCATTGCACTGGGCACCGCCGTCTACATGAACGGCATGCTCCTCGGCGAGATTGCGGGCGCCGGGCTCACCCTCCCCGTGCTCATGCCGCTGCTCGGCGATGACTGGCGCCTCGTGCTGGTGGCCTGGTCGGCGCCTGCAGTGCTGCTGGCCGCCGGTCTGCTGCTGCGCCGGGACGATGACCACCCCGGCCCCAGTGGCGGCGCCTGGATGCCGCGCTGGCGCGATCCGCTGGTCTGGCGCCTCGGTGCCCTGCTCGGCGCCACCGCCTGCCTGTTCTTCGGCACCAACGCCTATCTCGGCTCCGTGCTCGGCGGACGTGGCGAAACCGACTGGCTGGCCACCGGGCTGATCATGCTGAACGGCAGCCAGGTCGCCTCCTCGCTGCTGATGCTGCGGGTCGCCCGGCACTGGGTGGGCCGGCCGCAACCCTTGCTTTGGCTCTCCGTATTCGGCGGCATCGGTCTCGCGGGCTTCCTCGTGCTGCCGGGCTGGGCGGGGCTGAGCGCCGCGGCGCTGGTGGGCTTCTGCTCCGGGGTGCTGCTGATACTGCTGGTGGCACTGCCACCGCTCTATGCGGGCAATGACGGCACCGCGGCACTCTCCGCCGGCATGTTCACCGTGGGCTACAGCATTGCCTTCCTGGTCCCGCTACTCGGGGGCGCCCTGGCCGACGCCCTCGGGCGCCCCACGGCCGCGCTCTGGCCGATTCTCGCCTATGTCGCCGCCACGCTGGCGCTGACGCTGAGGCTGCCGGCGCCTGTGGCAATTCGGGACTATTGA
- a CDS encoding DUF3565 domain-containing protein, with protein sequence MSTGPHARPGVPQPIVGFHRDEEGDWVADLACGHTQHVRHRPPWFQRPWVVTATGRRRMLGHTLPCRDCLEGR encoded by the coding sequence ATGAGCACCGGGCCGCACGCTCGCCCCGGCGTCCCCCAGCCCATCGTCGGCTTCCACCGGGACGAGGAGGGCGACTGGGTCGCCGACCTGGCCTGTGGCCACACCCAGCACGTGCGCCACCGCCCGCCCTGGTTCCAGCGCCCCTGGGTGGTCACCGCCACCGGCCGGCGGCGCATGCTAGGCCACACCCTGCCCTGCCGGGACTGCCTCGAGGGTCGTTGA
- a CDS encoding OsmC family peroxiredoxin — protein MPTRNGKATWHGAVPGGTGEVTTQSGALSAAYSFPSRFEDGDGSNPEELIGASHASCYAMAFSLLLGQKGYRVERIDAQAEVTIDEVDGRPTITGSELSVSGRVEGIDAAEFERIAEEAKGFCPVSRALAGTNVTLTRAELGSG, from the coding sequence ATGCCTACGAGAAACGGCAAGGCGACATGGCACGGGGCGGTTCCCGGTGGCACCGGCGAGGTGACGACCCAGTCCGGGGCGCTGTCGGCGGCGTACTCGTTCCCGTCCCGTTTCGAAGACGGCGACGGCTCCAACCCGGAGGAGCTCATTGGTGCCTCCCACGCCTCCTGCTATGCGATGGCGTTCTCCCTGTTGCTCGGCCAGAAGGGCTACCGGGTCGAGCGCATCGATGCGCAGGCGGAGGTCACCATCGACGAGGTGGATGGCCGCCCGACCATCACTGGCTCCGAGCTCAGCGTCAGCGGCCGGGTCGAAGGCATCGATGCGGCCGAGTTCGAGCGCATCGCGGAGGAGGCCAAGGGCTTCTGTCCGGTCTCGCGTGCCCTGGCCGGCACCAACGTCACGTTGACCAGGGCGGAGCTCGGCTCCGGCTGA